From one Babesia bovis T2Bo chromosome 3, whole genome shotgun sequence genomic stretch:
- a CDS encoding Spherical Body Protein 2 truncated copy 9 (SBP2): MELARRNNGFRKVAKWIAGALVVAGAASGNVLCDEVSEPQEAEVKSEINVNGEDKAMSNIENDDFEAIIGRLPHDPAAVAIVNSRGKSFTNQDIYGLIDHDIRLGLLSITLTEEEIPSVREGIVELRRQKLLDAISFFDQLLSELPAELAQEASKYSYLSELPEDLASALDKYVKALNDRIEKEQDKIREAEMKKMVAKWRKQRGRVDEDDEYDEEDEEEDEDDQPIKSKISAKKTRRSQQEEEEEDEDDQPIKSKISAKDQNPSENNHLKGKAPENEDKKPKSKPWYKFW, encoded by the coding sequence ATGGAACTAGCAAGGCGTAACAACGGCTTccgcaaggttgccaagtgGATTGCTGGTGCCCTTGTTGTGGCAGGTGCTGCCAGCGGAAATGTCCTATGTGATGAGGTTTCGGAACCACAGGAGGCTGAAGTGAAGTCTGAGATTAATGTGAATGGAGAGGATAAGGCGATGAGTAATATTGAGAACGATGATTTTGAAGCAATTATAGGCAGACTTCCACACGACCCTGCTGCAGTGGCCATTGTGAACTCAAGGGGCAAGTCCTTTACAAACCAAGACATTTACGGATTGATCGATCACGATATACGCCTAGGTTTATTGTCCATAACGTTGACTGAAGAAGAGATACCAAGCGTCCGGGAAGGTATAGTAGAGTTAAGAAGACAGAAATTATTGGACGCCATATCCTTTTTCGATCAGCTACTATCAGAACTACCTGCTGAACTCGCCCAAGAAGCATCAAAGTACAGCTACCTTAGTGAACTACCTGAAGACCTAGCTAGTGCTCTTGACAAGTATGTCAAGGCTCTAAACGATAGAATCGAAAAAGAGCAAGACAAAATACGGGAGGCAGAAATGAAAAAAATGGTAGCTAAATGGCGAAAACAAAGAGGAAGAGTAgacgaagatgatgaatacgacgaagaagatgaagaggaGGACGAAGATGATCAACCCATAAAGAGCAAGATCAGTGCAAAGAAAACAAGAAGATCACAGCAAGAGGAGGAAGAAGAGGACGAAGATGATCAACCCATAAAGAGCAAGATCAGTGCAAAGGACCAGAATCCATCAGAAAACAACCATTTGAAAGGAAAAGCGCCAGAAAACGAAGATAAAAAGCCAAAATCCAAGCCATGGTACAAATTTTGGTAA
- a CDS encoding Spherical Body Protein 2 truncated copy 7 (SBP2), with product MEVARRSNGFRKVAKWIVGAVVVAGAASGNVLCNEVSEPQQAELGEVNTEVNVNEEINTEVKDSKSADVNVAHADIKSKDHGNESGKNVAAIAQDVKISREPEAVGFVSSLGKEYTNREIDNLIDRTGLTGKKGVIRHMLGVRRAELLREMRKFNRILESLPEDIAVKAGAYATYDKLPADLAEKVKWSHLNTTTFGLLEKVPQNLADEMMKCDIYEGFPGTLIDKINAFLHPVDPSTVINDKEKDGKSVDGTPATPGSTEVTEEAEEREDAIKESDDSVNEGKESKEEE from the coding sequence ATGGAAGTAGCAAGGCGTAGCAACGGCTTCCGTAAGGTTGCCAAGTGGATTGTCGGCGCAGTTGTTGTGGCAGGTGCtgccagtggcaatgtccTATGCAATGAGGTTTCGGAACCACAACAGGCTGAACTTGGTGAAGTGAACACTGAGGTTAATGTGAATGAAGAAATTAACACCGAGGTTAAAGATTCAAAGAGCGCTGATGTAAATGTTGCTCACGCCGACATTAAATCCAAAGACCATGGAAATGAATCCGGTAAAAATGTAGCTGCTATTGCTCAAGATGTGAAGATATCAAGAGAACCGGAGGCTGTAGGTTTTGTCAGCTCTCTTGGCAAAGAGTACACTAACAGAGAAATAGACAACCTTATAGACCGAACTGGTTTGACAGGTAAAAAAGGAGTAATCCGGCATATGTTAGGCGTCAGGAGGGCTGAATTATTACGTGAAATGAGGAAGTTCAACAGAATATTAGAATCTCTTCCAGAAGACATTGCTGTGAAAGCAGGCGCTTATGCAACCTATGATAAACTACCAGCTGATTTAGCTGAAAAAGTGAAATGGAGCCATCTGAATACTACTACCTTTGGCCTTTTGGAAAAGGTCCCTCAAAACCTAGCAGATgaaatgatgaaatgtgatatttaCGAAGGATTCCCAGGTACTTTGATCGATAAAATCAATGCATTTTTACATCCTGTCGATCCCTCTACTGTGATTAATGATAAAGAAAAAGATGGGAAGAGTGTTGATGGTACACCGGCCACACCGGGAAGTACTGAAGTTACAGAAGAAGCCGAAGAGAgagaggatgccataaaggaGAGTGATGATAGTGTAAACGAGGGTAAGGAGTCCAAAGAAGAGGAATAA
- a CDS encoding Spherical Body Protein 2 truncated copy 10 (SBP2), whose product MELARRNNGFRKVAKWIAGALVVAGAASGNVDAESHLHGGKSIPSNAPEAVVFVSSLGKEYTNKEIDNLVDRSGLKGSKGVIRHMLGVRRAELLREMRKFNRILESLPEDIAVKAGAYATYDKLPADLAEKVKWSHLNTTTFGLLEKVPQNLANEMLACDIYEGFPADLIDKINEFLHPFDPSTVINDKEEDGKSVDGTPATPGSTEVTEEAEEREDAIKESDDSVNEGKESKEEE is encoded by the coding sequence ATGGAACTAGCAAGGCGTAACAACGGCTTccgcaaggttgccaagtgGATTGCTGGTGCCCTTGTTGTGGCAGGTGCTGCCAGCGGAAATGTTGATGCTGAATCTCACCTTCATGGTGGTAAAAGCATTCCATCCAATGCACCTGAAGCTGTAGTGTTTGTCAGCTCTCTTGGCAAAGAGTACACTAACAAAGAAATAGACAATCTTGTGGATAGATCTGGTTTGAAAGGTAGCAAAGGAGTAATCCGGCACATGTTAGGCGTCAGGAGGGCTGAATTATTACGTGAAATGAGGAAGTTCAACAGAATATTAGAATCTCTTCCAGAAGACATTGCTGTGAAAGCAGGCGCTTATGCAACCTATGATAAACTACCAGCTGATTTAGCTGAAAAAGTGAAATGGAGCCATCTGAATACTACTACCTTTGGCCTTTTGGAAAAGGTCCCTCAAAACCTAGCAAATGAAATGTTGGCATGTGATATTTACGAAGGATTCCCAGCTGATTTGATCGATAAAATCAATGAATTTTTACATCCGTTCGATCCCTCTACTGTGATTAATGAtaaagaagaagatggGAAGAGTGTTGATGGTACACCGGCCACACCGGGAAGTACTGAAGTTACAGAAGAAGCCGAAGAGAgagaggatgccataaaggaGAGTGATGATAGTGTAAACGAGGGTAAGGAGTCCAAAGAAGAGGAATAA
- a CDS encoding ABC transporter family protein, whose translation MIFKRWSRKGDTPGTFRKLYYYDDLHPLRYLCMSWVYGWVDYIAKGKCDLESLHPLPKADRLSEWQQTFSKYISDGVLQLELTESRASESTSKGQKNSCNHTIFLRAMVLTFWRRGLLTLLGSVCVSIISMTTAILLKYLFDILSSDSEMHTRSLGKIAAIVMVVVLVESLHSTLDQHVQLYVSRLQICMEASIAITLFQHGLCYRRNYSLTLKSRDNMESCNRVLHYNDGFENKCSRNSLSCPAQRHQNRELPPSMYTHMVLDATAITLAVDSVISLVKFLCSFISGVAFVKAVMDFPILLPTITIVIAVVSMIFIELINGSLRNYSLESVDSRIAVSSDVLGNLELCTAMGVDDVCYRSIEYSRQDELSVLRISLFLRFLSRSVERSVGIVLFWVFVFVFNREVTRVEPGGALKFQLSELISLIFIITNIVVSCKHLPRAFRQFIESATSYGRVESFLRNCSPNFYLDISLDENDTERVGQQTVPSEMSADTLVYFKDVSFSYYSTRKQLLDEASPNTMPLLKSLNFILKRKDICIITGNQGSGKTSFIKSILGEMTLVSGSMAVAPLSTGMPIFYSSQDIWLPRGTIRSVITFGYTFDEEVYNQVLRSVELESDIQSWPDGDSRVISEQGYSLSGGQRVRVGLARALYAYMIFSKANEQLENRCCFLMCLDEPLEGLDMVVCQTIIYRLFNRIDGLLVRDDVAVVMSISNMSLDIGMLRDSPKSLVKMGIYVIEDNQLRELEAIGYERNPVENKTNSISDLPKETNAYHSFNRMSQRLSCGTLLSLKMNDPVSPNDLGNMDDAQSNSQECDNTTFSYTWSAYRVYLNAVSHLLFTVLMIFLGLSNVMVNLKLLVTARWVDGMRRVKSSESIAALMSHHQIHYFWITLLTLSSLVCFVILIFSVVTTSLKGSRCIHTFAIKSIFQRTFGEFEFKERIGSLMTFLTSDIHIIDEMIASYLYESTFSLLAFLIKLASLFYIVPVAVPVPLVTFLVLYFCVHRKVLRSAKILQRLMLDANSNVNSVYNEVISGSSIYRSFCKERMWLNDVRLRSEEYYRTLFLKAAYTTWVSLITRLSVSVMIAIFIAIPILRSYLGHTELNVAHLGVGMSMCLGFGHSLQWLIINYAHLEKYMCSVRRFEDFFLKEGVSLKQKFESMDESIISGSRSPDSSNIRQIGNEIGAGHSNGIQYSEIDKSDPSVTLEINEIQNVIYDDAEVMEQLLHRRRMEYRLFQFRRYTSVYGWFLYKPRIDMLDASPYLSPNTTLELRGVAVVADSSDDSINKVYRLKPISSGAVKGDVIGIIGRTGAGKSTLLSVIQNVVPGRLGSVMLNGHDINMIPRRILRHLIGVLPQLPYIFKGWTLRRFVDPRMMYCDDEIMDSIERCGLTDLVNVFSRSEILDTVLISDNITARRRLFLAAPLGPLTSNPCEQCTCIILNPESSNDRQVLLSSSQQRQLMFARLVLYRNTFRILLIDEPPWTNNGALDIEDMPSAIASEQSINSLVRRYFSHCITFIVAHDRHALQCCSRLWYVQDGHVSEDKSVEELLNEHFTDTPNM comes from the coding sequence CGTAAGTATAATCAGTATGACTACAGCTATTCTCTTGAAGTATCTGTTTGATATTCTTTCCTCTGATTCCGAAATGCACACGCGGTCCCTTGGGAAGATTGCTGCTATTGTGATGGTAGTGGTTCTGGTTGAATCCTTACACTCTACTCTGGACCAGCATGTACAATTGTACGTCAGCAGGTTGCAAATATGCATGGAAGCTTCCATAGCTATCACATTGTTTCAACATGGATTGTGTTACCGTAGAAACTATTCTCTGACACTTAAATCGCGTGATAATATGGAGTCGTGCAATCGTGTGTTGCATTACAATGATGGCTTTGAAAACAAATGCTCAAGGAATTCACTGTCCTGTCCTGCTCAACGTCATCAAAACCGTGAACTGCCCCCAAGCATGTATACTCACATGGTTCTGGATGCTACTGCCATAACATTAGCTGTGGATTCTGTCATATCTCTGGTGAAATTTTTATGCAGTTTTATTTCTGGCGTGGCATTTGTAAAGGCGGTAATGGATTTCCCTATTCTGCTGCCTACGATTACCATAGTTATTGCCGTCGTTTCTATGATATTCATAGAGTTGATAAATGGATCTCTGCGAAATTATTCGCTGGAATCAGTTGATTCACGTATAGCCGTCAGCTCTGATGTATTGGGAAATTTGGAACTGTGCACTGCCATGGGAGTGGATGATGTATGTTATCGCTCCATAGAATATAGCCGTCAAGACGAACTGTCGGTGCTAAGGATTAGTTTATTCTTACGGTTCCTATCTCGGAGTGTTGAACGTTCTGTAGGGATAGTTTTGTTTTGGGTTTTCGTGTTTGTTTTCAACAGGGAAGTAACAAGAGTAGAACCTGGAGGCGCATTGAAATTTCAATTGAGTGAACTTATCTCACTGATTTTCATTATAACTAACATCGTGGTGTCATGTAAACATCTGCCAAGAGCTTTTCGCCAATTCATCGAGTCTGCCACTTCCTATGGTCGCGTAGAATCATTTTTACGCAACTGTTCACCAAATTTTTATCTGGACATAAGCTTGGACGAAAATGATACTGAACGGGTTGGTCAACAAACTGTACCTAGCGAAATGTCAGCTGATACATTGGTTTACTTCAAAGATGTATCTTTCAGTTATTATTCAACACGGAAACAATTGTTGGATGAAGCAAGCCCCAATACGATGCCTTTGCTGAAGTCACTGAACTTTATACTAAAACGCAAAGATATTTGCATAATAACTGGTAACCAAGGCAGCGGCAAAACTAGTTTTATTAAATCGATCCTTGGGGAAATGACCTTGGTTTCTGGTAGTATGGCAGTGGCACCCTTGTCCACTGGTATGCCCATTTTTTACAGCTCACAAGATATATGGCTACCAAGAGGGACTATTCGATCTGTTATCACCTTTGGCTACACCTTTGACGAAGAAGTTTATAATCAAGTGTTACGCAGTGTCGAACTTGAATCAGATATACAATCTTGGCCAGACGGAGATTCACGTGTCATTTCTGAGCAAGGTTACTCACTGAGTGGTGGGCAACGTGTTAGAGTGGGTCTGGCTAGGGCCCTTTATGCATATATGATATTCAGCAAAGCTAATGAACAACTGGAGAACCGTTGTTGCTTCCTTATGTGCCTAGATGAACCATTAGAAGGACTAGATATGGTCGTTTGCCAAACCATTATATACAGACTATTCAATAGAATAGATGGATTATTGGTACGTGATGATGTTGCTGTGGTCATGTCCATATCAAACATGTCGCTTGATATTGGTATGCTACGCGATTCGCCTAAATCCTTAGTAAAGATGGGCATTTATGTTATTGAAGACAATCAGCTGAGAGAGCTTGAGGCAATTGGTTATGAGCGCAATCCAGTAGAAAATAAAACGAATTCCATTTCAGATCTACCCAAAGAAACTAACGCCTATCATTCATTTAATAGAATGTCTCAAAGGTTAAGTTGTGGCACATTACTAtcattaaaaatgaatgACCCTGTGAGCCCAAACGATCTCGGCAACATGGATGACGCTCAATCGAATAGTCAGGAATGTGATAATACGACATTTTCCTACACGTGGAGCGCTTATAGAGTGTACTTAAATGCAGTGAGTCATTTGTTATTCACGGTTCTGATGATATTTCTTGGATTAAGCAATGTCATGGTTAACTTGAAACTTTTGGTGACTGCCAGATGGGTAGATGGTATGCGTCGTGTAAAATCATCTGAGAGTATAGCAGCCCTAATGTCACATCACCAAATACATTACTTCTGGATCACATTGTTGACTTTGTCGTCGCTTGTGtgctttgttatattgattttttcGGTAGTCACCACAAGCTTGAAAGGTTCCAGGTGTATTCATACATTCGCAATTAAGTCTATTTTTCAAAGAACATTTGGGGAATTTGAATTCAAAGAACGTATAGGTTCTTTAATGACATTCCTCACAAGTGATATTCATATAATTGACGAGATGATTGCCAGCTACCTATATGAATCTACTTTCTCTCTCCTTGCGTTCTTGATTAAGTTAGCAAGCTTATTCTACATTGTACCTGTCGCTGTTCCAGTGCCATTGGTAACCTTCTTAGTATTGTACTTCTGTGTTCATCGCAAAGTTTTGCGTTCGGCAAAGATTTTGCAACGCTTGATGTTGGATGCAAATAGCAATGTCAATAGCGTATATAACGAGGTGATCTCAGGGTCTTCAATATATCGCAGCTTTTGCAAAGAAAGAATGTGGCTAAATGATGTACGGTTACGATCGGAAGAATACTACCGTACACTGTTTTTGAAGGCAGCTTATACGACATGGGTATCCTTAATAACAAGGCTCAGTGTATCGGTGATGATTGCCATTTTCATAGCGATACCTATATTGCGTTCTTATTTGGGCCATACTGAATTAAATGTAGCACACCTGGGAGTGGGAATGTCAATGTGTCTGGGCTTCGGTCATAGTTTACAGTGGTTGATCATCAATTATGCCCATTTAGAGAAGTACATGTGTTCTGTAAGACGATTTGAGGATTTCTTTTTGAAAGAAGGCGTATCATTGAAGCAGAAATTTGAAAGCATGGATGAATCTATCATATCAGGCTCCAGATCGCCTGACAGCTCAAATATCAGACAAATTGGCAATGAAATTGGAGCTGGCCATTCAAATGGTATTCAATATTCAGAAATTGATAAATCAGATCCTTCTGTTACACTCGAGATAAAcgaaatacaaaatgttATTTATGACGATGCTGAAGTAATGGAACAATTGCTTCATAGACGACGGATGGAATATCGTCTTTTCCAGTTTCGACGTTACACTTCAGTATATGGATGGTTCTTATATAAACCTAGAATAGATATGTTAGATGCTTCGCCTTATCTGTCACCGAACACCACTTTGGAATTGCGTGGTGTCGCCGTGGTTGCCGACTCATCGGATGATTCCATTAATAAAGTATATCGGTTAAAGCCCATAAGTTCTGGCGCGGTTAAAGGAGATGTTATCGGTATCATAGGCCGTACAGGTGCTGGCAAGAGCACATTGCTTAGTGTTATACAAAATGTAGTGCCCGGTAGATTAGGTTCCGTTATGTTAAATGGACACGATATAAACATGATTCCACGTCGTATATTGCGGCATTTGATTGGAGTATTGCCTCAATTGCCTTACATATTTAAAGGTTGGACTCTGAGACGTTTTGTCGATCCTCGTATGATGTACTGCGATGATGAAatcatggattccatagaACGTTGTGGATTGACAGACCTGGTCAACGTTTTTTCACGTTCGGAAATCTTAGATACCGTGCTAATATCTGACAACATTACTGCTCGTCGTAGACTCTTCCTGGCTGCACCGCTTGGGCCATTGACTTCTAATCCATGTGAACAGTGTACCTGTATTATTTTGAACCCAGAATCGTCAAACGATCGTCAGGTATTATTATCCTCATCACAGCAGCGCCAACTTATGTTTGCAAGGTTGGTGCTCTATCGTAATACATTCCGCATCCTTCTCATTGATGAACCTCCATGGACAAATAACGGTGCCCTAGATATAGAAGATATGCCATCGGCCATTGCATCTGAACAGTCAATAAACTCGCTAGTACGACGTTACTTCTCACATTGTATCACATTCATTGTGGCTCATGATCGTCATGCATTACAATGTTGTTCGAGACTGTGGTACGTACAAGATGGGCACGTTAGTGAAGATAAATCTGTTGAAGAACTCCTGAATGAACATTTCACTGATACCCCAAATATGTAG
- a CDS encoding Spherical Body Protein 2 truncated copy 8 (SBP2): MELARRNNGFRKVAKWIAGALVVAGAASGNVLCDEVSEPQEAEVKSEINVNGEDKAMSNIENDDFEAIIGRLPHDPAAVAIVNSRGKSFTNQDIYGLIDHDIRLGLLSITLTEEEIPSVREGIVELRRQKLLDAISFFDQLLSELPAELAQEASKYSYLSELPEDLASALDKYVKALNDRIEKEQDKIREAEMKKMVAKWRKQRGRVDEEDEEEDEDDQPIKSKISAKKTRRSQQEEEEEDEDDQPIKSKISAKDQNPSENNHLKGKAPENEDKKPKSKPWYKFW; encoded by the coding sequence ATGGAACTAGCAAGGCGTAACAACGGCTTccgcaaggttgccaagtgGATTGCTGGTGCCCTTGTTGTGGCAGGTGCTGCCAGCGGAAATGTCCTATGTGATGAGGTTTCGGAACCACAGGAGGCTGAAGTGAAGTCTGAGATTAATGTGAATGGAGAGGATAAGGCGATGAGTAATATTGAGAACGATGATTTTGAAGCAATTATAGGCAGACTTCCACACGACCCTGCTGCAGTGGCCATTGTGAACTCAAGGGGCAAGTCCTTTACAAACCAAGACATTTACGGATTGATCGATCACGATATACGCCTAGGTTTATTGTCCATAACGTTGACTGAAGAAGAGATACCAAGCGTCCGGGAAGGTATAGTAGAGTTAAGAAGACAGAAATTATTGGACGCCATATCCTTTTTCGATCAGCTACTATCAGAACTACCTGCTGAACTCGCCCAAGAAGCATCAAAGTACAGCTACCTTAGTGAACTACCTGAAGACCTAGCTAGTGCTCTTGACAAGTATGTCAAGGCTCTAAACGATAGAATCGAAAAAGAGCAAGACAAAATACGGGAGGCAGAAATGAAAAAAATGGTAGCTAAATGGCGAAAACAAAGAGGAAGAGTAGacgaagaagatgaagaggaGGACGAAGATGATCAACCCATAAAGAGCAAGATCAGTGCAAAGAAAACAAGAAGATCACAGCAAGAGGAGGAAGAAGAGGACGAAGATGATCAACCCATAAAGAGCAAGATCAGTGCAAAGGACCAGAATCCATCAGAAAACAACCATTTGAAAGGAAAAGCGCCAGAAAACGAAGATAAAAAGCCAAAATCCAAGCCATGGTACAAATTTTGGTAA